The following proteins come from a genomic window of Ignavibacteriales bacterium:
- a CDS encoding EamA family transporter, with amino-acid sequence MWVLFATLNPISEGIRSVFIKKASNQFDSIFISWANNLLPVIVFTPILFFIDLKFNTLFWVGLIGSSALNVAANIFYMRSISKGEISSVMPMQSFAPIFLLFSSPILLGEFPNLVGLIGILLGFVGSYLLNLDLRKNSILDPLKSLVKDKGTRYMLIVAFLWSISANFDKIAIKNSSTWQYMACTNILIFTTISILVMTTKKFKIGSTAGSKKYLFIISAFTVGSYIFHMTALSLTLAAYVIAMKRMSGVISVFLGNIFLKEANLRQRLLGSFVMLLGVLLIVFS; translated from the coding sequence ATGTGGGTATTATTCGCAACACTTAATCCAATTTCGGAAGGTATTCGAAGTGTCTTTATAAAAAAAGCTTCTAATCAATTCGACTCAATTTTTATTTCATGGGCAAATAATTTACTTCCGGTAATTGTTTTTACTCCGATTCTTTTTTTCATTGATCTAAAGTTTAATACATTGTTCTGGGTTGGTTTGATCGGTTCAAGTGCCTTAAATGTTGCCGCAAATATTTTTTATATGCGTTCAATCTCGAAAGGAGAGATTTCAAGTGTAATGCCGATGCAAAGTTTCGCGCCGATCTTTTTACTTTTTTCAAGTCCAATTCTTCTAGGTGAATTTCCAAATCTTGTTGGACTAATCGGAATTCTTTTAGGATTTGTTGGTTCATATCTTCTGAATTTAGATTTAAGAAAGAACAGCATTCTAGATCCGCTCAAATCATTAGTGAAAGATAAAGGAACCCGGTACATGCTGATCGTTGCATTCCTTTGGAGCATCTCAGCTAATTTTGATAAGATCGCAATTAAAAATTCTTCTACATGGCAATACATGGCATGTACGAATATTCTTATCTTCACAACAATCTCAATCTTAGTGATGACAACAAAGAAATTTAAGATCGGCTCAACTGCAGGCAGCAAAAAATATTTATTTATAATAAGCGCATTCACGGTTGGTTCTTATATATTTCATATGACGGCTCTCTCTCTGACATTAGCCGCATATGTTATTGCGATGAAAAGAATGTCCGGTGTAATTTCTGTTTTCCTCGGAAATATATTTTTGAAAGAGGCGAACTTGCGCCAAAGATTACTAGGCTCATTTGTAATGCTGCTTGGTGTTCTCCTTATTGTGTTTTCATGA
- a CDS encoding endonuclease III translates to MKNKQILISSVNELLIKKFGIPKRSKILPNPLDLLIATILSQNTNDNNSYKAFQNLKSHYRSWEKLLLVKRAEIENVIRVAGLAKQKSGAIKNLITELNKRGALSLNFVKNLDDSSAIEQLTEFKGIGVKTASCVLLFALDRNVCPVDTHVHRTVNRIGIVSEKTPEKTFYALNKDFPEGIAHSFHTNLIRLGREICKPANPVCGVCPLIKLCGYKNKNLKIKAAGKKREFMLLDNVS, encoded by the coding sequence ATGAAAAACAAACAGATTCTCATTTCCTCTGTAAACGAGTTGCTCATTAAGAAGTTTGGAATTCCTAAGCGGAGTAAAATTCTTCCTAATCCGCTTGATCTATTAATAGCAACAATCCTTTCGCAAAATACAAACGATAACAATTCATATAAAGCTTTTCAAAATTTGAAAAGCCATTATCGATCGTGGGAAAAACTATTACTTGTAAAAAGAGCAGAAATTGAAAACGTAATTCGAGTCGCCGGATTAGCAAAACAAAAATCGGGTGCTATTAAAAATCTAATAACTGAATTGAATAAGCGGGGAGCGCTTTCCTTGAATTTTGTGAAGAATCTAGATGACAGTTCAGCAATCGAACAACTAACTGAATTCAAAGGTATTGGTGTTAAGACTGCAAGCTGCGTCCTGCTTTTTGCACTTGATAGAAATGTCTGCCCGGTTGATACTCATGTTCACCGGACAGTAAACAGAATTGGAATTGTTTCTGAAAAAACACCGGAAAAAACATTTTATGCGTTGAATAAAGATTTTCCGGAAGGGATTGCGCATTCATTTCATACCAATCTCATTCGTCTTGGTCGTGAAATTTGTAAGCCGGCAAATCCAGTATGCGGAGTTTGTCCTTTGATAAAACTTTGCGGATACAAAAACAAAAATCTAAAAATAAAAGCAGCGGGGAAGAAGAGAGAATTTATGCTGCTTGATAATGTTTCTTAG
- the glmM gene encoding phosphoglucosamine mutase has protein sequence MPTLMVSISGIRGIIGDGLDPNVLVKYTSAYADLCGKGKIVIGSDGRITGEMVRNIVIGTLLAKGNDVIDLGICPTPTVLFNVKKLKAAGGIQISASHNPNQWNALKLLNRSGEFMTPEENIKMLELLDDANIKFVEWNKLGKLTRYEKGLEDHIKAVLNIDYINLAKIRKRKFKVLLDCVNGAGAYSMPLLLEKLGCKVIKMNCEKTGIFPRLPEPIPENLTATMRAVKKHKADIGIVVDPDVDRLVLITEKGEPFGEENTITQAVKFYLSKKKGNAVVNLSTTRAVEDVANEFGCEVFRSPVGEANVVQKMKEVKAVIGGEGSGGVILPKVVFGRDALTGTVIMLQHLLEFNGKMSELKKSLPQYFIAKKKIELGSMNPDEIIKSIVNKYRSGKINLEDGVRIDFADHWVHFRKSNTEPIIRCIVEAKSKNDAESLAAKYVDEIMNLQ, from the coding sequence ATGCCCACATTAATGGTTAGCATTTCCGGTATACGAGGAATAATCGGCGACGGACTCGATCCGAATGTTTTAGTTAAATATACATCTGCTTACGCTGATTTATGCGGTAAAGGTAAAATTGTTATCGGCAGTGATGGACGAATCACCGGTGAGATGGTCCGTAATATTGTTATCGGAACTCTTCTTGCTAAAGGAAACGATGTAATTGATCTCGGCATTTGTCCAACTCCTACCGTATTGTTCAACGTAAAAAAATTAAAAGCAGCAGGTGGAATTCAGATTTCAGCAAGCCATAACCCAAACCAATGGAATGCCCTCAAACTTTTGAACCGCAGCGGTGAGTTCATGACTCCCGAAGAAAATATTAAAATGTTAGAACTTCTTGATGATGCAAATATAAAATTTGTTGAGTGGAATAAACTTGGAAAGTTAACCAGGTACGAAAAAGGATTGGAAGATCATATCAAAGCTGTTTTAAATATTGATTACATTAATCTTGCGAAGATCCGCAAAAGAAAATTCAAAGTATTACTCGATTGCGTTAACGGTGCCGGTGCTTATTCGATGCCTCTGCTATTGGAGAAGCTCGGCTGCAAAGTGATCAAAATGAATTGCGAGAAGACCGGAATCTTCCCTCGTCTGCCAGAACCGATACCGGAAAACTTAACCGCCACTATGCGGGCTGTTAAGAAACATAAAGCCGATATTGGAATTGTTGTCGATCCGGATGTTGACCGATTGGTTCTTATAACGGAAAAAGGAGAACCTTTTGGAGAAGAGAATACAATCACCCAAGCTGTAAAATTTTATCTCAGTAAGAAAAAAGGAAACGCTGTAGTTAATCTTTCAACAACTCGTGCGGTTGAAGATGTTGCCAATGAATTCGGATGCGAAGTATTCCGCTCGCCGGTTGGAGAAGCTAATGTTGTTCAGAAGATGAAAGAAGTAAAAGCAGTTATTGGCGGAGAAGGAAGCGGCGGAGTTATTCTTCCAAAAGTTGTATTTGGGAGAGATGCTTTAACCGGAACAGTTATTATGCTTCAACATCTTTTAGAATTTAACGGAAAGATGAGCGAACTGAAAAAATCATTGCCTCAATATTTTATTGCTAAGAAAAAAATTGAACTTGGCTCTATGAACCCGGATGAGATTATAAAATCTATTGTTAATAAATATAGGTCAGGCAAGATCAATCTTGAGGATGGCGTTAGAATCGATTTTGCAGATCACTGGGTGCATTTCCGAAAATCCAACACAGAACCGATAATACGTTGTATAGTTGAGGCGAAGAGTAAAAATGATGCTGAAAGTTTGGCGGCAAAATATGTTGACGAAATTATGAACCTACAGTGA
- a CDS encoding type II toxin-antitoxin system PemK/MazF family toxin, with the protein MFSRFEIYYVNLDPTIGSEIKKTRPCVIISPNEMNHHISTVIIAPLTSKLRNYPTRVPCKVEGKQGQIVLDQIRTVDKVRLVKKINTLNKISQSKILSILKEMFST; encoded by the coding sequence ATGTTCTCGCGGTTTGAAATTTACTATGTTAATCTTGACCCAACAATAGGAAGCGAAATCAAAAAGACTCGTCCATGTGTTATAATTTCGCCCAATGAAATGAACCACCACATATCTACTGTTATTATAGCCCCACTTACTTCTAAACTACGTAATTATCCTACGCGTGTTCCTTGCAAAGTAGAAGGCAAGCAAGGTCAAATCGTATTAGATCAAATTAGAACGGTTGATAAAGTAAGACTTGTCAAAAAGATAAATACATTGAACAAAATAAGTCAGAGTAAAATATTAAGCATTTTAAAAGAAATGTTCTCTACATAA
- a CDS encoding AbrB/MazE/SpoVT family DNA-binding domain-containing protein, with the protein MKTKIIKIGNSRGIRIPKSLIDHSGLKSEIELEIVDGQIVIKPISKTRDSWEKAFQKMVINKDDILLDKDSLPEQSKWDKEEWEW; encoded by the coding sequence ATGAAAACAAAAATTATAAAAATTGGCAATTCACGTGGGATTAGAATACCAAAATCACTTATAGACCACAGCGGTTTAAAGAGTGAAATAGAACTTGAAATAGTTGATGGTCAAATTGTCATTAAGCCAATTTCAAAAACCAGAGACTCGTGGGAAAAAGCATTCCAAAAGATGGTTATAAATAAAGATGATATTTTATTGGATAAAGATTCATTACCGGAACAATCGAAGTGGGATAAAGAAGAATGGGAGTGGTAA
- a CDS encoding DUF3795 domain-containing protein, translating to MNKSISYCGLLCQGCPIYLATRETDKSKKGEMILGIIRACEEHYGIEYKYEEINDCDGCKSKSGKLFSGCANCKIRKCGFERGFENCAYCKEYPCDNLKDLFKTDPNAKTRLDIIQSSL from the coding sequence ATGAACAAATCAATATCATATTGCGGATTGTTATGCCAAGGATGTCCAATTTATTTAGCGACTAGGGAGACGGATAAATCAAAAAAGGGAGAAATGATTTTGGGAATTATCCGTGCTTGCGAAGAACACTATGGAATTGAATATAAATATGAAGAGATCAATGACTGTGACGGTTGTAAATCAAAAAGCGGAAAACTATTCAGTGGATGCGCAAATTGTAAAATAAGAAAATGCGGTTTTGAGAGAGGATTTGAAAACTGTGCTTATTGTAAAGAATATCCATGCGATAATCTAAAAGATTTATTCAAAACAGATCCAAACGCAAAAACACGGTTGGATATAATTCAGAGCAGTTTATAA
- a CDS encoding DUF58 domain-containing protein, whose translation MAVKTEDYKKYLDPVVISKLKTLELRARMVVEGFKVGLHRSPYHGFSVEFSEHRPYMQGDALKNVDWKVYAKSEKYYIKQFEEETNLICNIFIDISKSMNYKYTSKITKLEYAKILAATLSYVMINQQDSVGLAIYSDKIHSYLPPKSNRVYLRTILSALNQIEPAGGTITSKCLDSVAEKINKRGLTIIISDFFDDMDSILTALKHIHYKKNEVIVFQILDPIEKNFGFGSDSIFVDLETGEQMTTQPHQIQKAYQQAMNEFMNKLKSECLNYGIEYNVIETTQPFDKALISYFAKRSRLN comes from the coding sequence GTGGCTGTTAAAACAGAAGACTACAAAAAGTATCTAGACCCGGTTGTAATCTCCAAACTGAAAACCCTCGAACTCCGTGCGCGAATGGTGGTCGAGGGTTTTAAAGTGGGATTGCACCGAAGTCCTTACCACGGTTTCAGCGTTGAGTTCAGCGAGCACCGTCCATATATGCAAGGCGATGCTCTGAAGAATGTAGATTGGAAAGTTTACGCGAAGAGTGAAAAATATTACATCAAACAATTTGAAGAAGAAACAAATCTCATTTGCAATATCTTCATTGACATAAGTAAATCAATGAATTATAAATACACATCTAAGATCACAAAATTAGAATATGCCAAAATCCTTGCCGCAACTTTGAGTTATGTTATGATAAACCAGCAGGATTCAGTGGGACTTGCAATCTATTCCGATAAAATTCATAGTTATTTACCGCCCAAATCAAACCGTGTTTATCTAAGAACAATTTTATCCGCACTAAATCAAATTGAACCTGCCGGGGGTACAATAACATCTAAATGTTTGGATTCGGTTGCAGAAAAAATTAATAAGAGGGGACTTACAATTATTATTTCGGATTTTTTTGACGATATGGATTCAATTCTTACGGCACTGAAACATATTCATTATAAGAAGAATGAAGTGATCGTTTTCCAAATATTAGATCCTATTGAAAAGAATTTCGGTTTTGGAAGTGATTCTATTTTTGTTGATCTGGAAACCGGCGAGCAGATGACAACTCAGCCGCATCAGATTCAGAAAGCTTACCAGCAAGCGATGAATGAATTTATGAACAAACTTAAAAGTGAATGCTTGAACTATGGAATTGAATACAATGTGATTGAAACAACACAGCCGTTTGATAAAGCATTGATAAGTTATTTCGCTAAGAGAAGCAGACTGAACTAA
- a CDS encoding tetratricopeptide repeat protein — MKKLITVMIVIVLLFNGCDSNKEKTLLDSAAAKAKAKNYSEAIKDYQKIIDEYSSSDNAAESYFAIAAMYHMYQIPNISKEESIKKAVQYYEKLYEQFPKNEKSPKALFMAAYLKGNELNQLDGARKSYQTFLDKYPGNELVPQAKIELENLGKTPEEILQASTAKK, encoded by the coding sequence ATGAAAAAACTTATTACCGTGATGATAGTTATTGTTCTTCTCTTTAACGGGTGCGATTCAAATAAAGAGAAAACATTACTTGATTCTGCAGCTGCAAAAGCAAAAGCAAAAAATTATTCCGAAGCAATTAAAGATTATCAAAAAATTATAGATGAATATTCATCAAGTGATAATGCCGCCGAAAGTTATTTCGCAATTGCCGCAATGTATCATATGTATCAGATTCCAAATATTTCAAAAGAAGAATCGATCAAGAAAGCGGTTCAATATTATGAAAAACTTTACGAGCAATTTCCGAAGAATGAAAAATCGCCGAAAGCATTATTTATGGCTGCTTATTTAAAAGGAAACGAATTGAACCAATTGGACGGTGCGCGTAAATCGTATCAGACATTTCTAGATAAATACCCTGGCAACGAACTTGTACCGCAGGCAAAAATTGAATTGGAAAATCTCGGAAAAACTCCTGAAGAAATTCTTCAAGCAAGTACGGCAAAAAAATAG
- the hydE gene encoding [FeFe] hydrogenase H-cluster radical SAM maturase HydE: MNLDLLLHKENLSKEEIVFLLNLSNKKDQQILFDRADEVRAQYCGNEVHLRGIIELSNYCEQNCIYCGLREENKKLQRYRMTPEEIIETAHVISNLGIYTVVLQSGEDHQFDTAMIAYIIYEIKQNAELAVTLSLGERGFDEYRAWKMAGADRYLLKHETANPKLYSVYHNKQKLNDRLAHLRFLKSIGYQIGSGNMIGLPLQTVEDLADDILLCKELDLDMTAFGPFISSPETPYRSKSAGDVDLTLRVMAVGRIVLKQVHIPATTALATLDEIGRIKGLNVGANVIMPDLTPSPYRERYQIYPDRKVLNDNPFNVKGSLQSQIESIGRKISNSRGDSMKIGHHSQV, from the coding sequence ATGAACTTAGATCTATTACTACATAAAGAAAATCTTTCAAAAGAAGAGATTGTTTTTCTTCTTAATCTTTCCAATAAAAAAGATCAGCAAATTCTTTTTGACCGTGCCGATGAAGTGCGTGCTCAATATTGCGGCAACGAAGTTCATCTGCGCGGAATTATTGAACTCTCGAATTATTGCGAACAGAATTGTATCTATTGCGGGTTGAGAGAAGAAAATAAAAAGCTCCAGCGGTACAGGATGACACCGGAAGAAATTATTGAAACCGCTCATGTCATTTCCAATCTTGGAATTTACACTGTCGTTTTACAATCCGGAGAGGATCATCAATTTGATACCGCAATGATTGCATATATTATTTATGAGATCAAACAGAACGCTGAACTTGCAGTTACACTAAGTCTTGGTGAACGGGGATTTGATGAATACCGTGCCTGGAAAATGGCTGGTGCCGACCGCTATTTATTAAAACACGAAACTGCAAATCCGAAACTCTACTCGGTTTATCATAACAAACAAAAATTAAATGACCGGCTTGCACATTTGAGATTTCTAAAATCGATCGGTTATCAAATCGGTTCGGGCAATATGATAGGACTTCCTTTGCAGACAGTTGAAGACCTTGCCGACGATATTCTTCTATGCAAAGAACTTGATCTGGATATGACTGCATTCGGTCCTTTTATTTCTTCACCGGAAACTCCATACAGAAGCAAATCTGCCGGTGATGTTGATCTAACTTTGCGTGTTATGGCTGTGGGAAGAATTGTTCTTAAACAAGTTCATATTCCGGCAACAACAGCTCTGGCTACATTGGATGAAATTGGACGAATAAAAGGTTTGAATGTCGGCGCAAATGTAATTATGCCGGATTTAACTCCCAGTCCTTATAGAGAACGTTACCAAATTTATCCGGATAGAAAAGTGCTTAACGATAATCCATTCAACGTTAAAGGGAGCCTGCAATCTCAAATTGAATCGATCGGAAGAAAAATTTCAAATAGCAGAGGCGATTCAATGAAAATTGGACATCATTCACAAGTATAA
- the hydG gene encoding [FeFe] hydrogenase H-cluster radical SAM maturase HydG, producing the protein MEFIDESYIASLIDDARLNDHGLQREAIQKSKDAKGLTLRESAALLNINDPEITEELFNTAREVKEKIYGNRLVLFAPLYITNLCINNCLYCAFRRDNKELTRKTLTLDEIRGETEFLVKQGHKRVLLVCGEHPKKSSMEFIGESIKTIYDVNINGGNIRRINANTAPLSIEDFKTLKSFGIGTYQCFQETYHYKTYMQMHPDGPKRDYAWRLFAMDRALQAGIDDVGIGALFGLTDYKFETLAMLSHAFNLDQRFGVGPHTISVPRIEPAFNAPASDNPPFAVDDASFKKLIAIIRLAVPYTGIILSTRERADLRREIFKVGISQISAGSRTSPGAYIESEENHEMEQFQLGDHRTLDEVVKDCCELGFLPSFCTACYRSERTGDRFMELAKSGNIGKLCVPNALSTFKEYANDYASTATKETASKFIIKETEALDGATKRKTDEMIKRVNNGERDVFF; encoded by the coding sequence ATGGAATTTATTGACGAATCTTATATTGCTTCCCTAATTGATGATGCCAGGCTTAATGATCATGGACTTCAGAGGGAAGCGATCCAGAAATCTAAAGATGCAAAAGGATTAACACTTCGCGAAAGCGCCGCTCTTCTTAACATCAATGACCCGGAAATAACTGAAGAGCTTTTTAATACAGCAAGAGAAGTTAAAGAGAAGATTTACGGTAACCGACTGGTTCTGTTTGCACCGCTTTATATTACTAATCTTTGTATCAACAATTGTTTGTATTGCGCATTCCGGAGAGATAACAAAGAATTAACACGCAAAACTTTAACGTTGGATGAAATAAGAGGTGAAACGGAATTTTTAGTTAAGCAAGGACACAAAAGAGTTTTACTTGTCTGTGGTGAGCATCCAAAGAAATCGAGTATGGAATTTATTGGTGAATCGATTAAAACAATTTATGATGTAAACATTAATGGTGGAAATATCCGCCGTATTAATGCAAATACCGCACCGTTAAGCATTGAAGATTTTAAAACATTGAAAAGTTTTGGCATTGGGACTTATCAATGTTTTCAAGAGACTTATCATTATAAAACATATATGCAGATGCATCCGGACGGACCCAAGAGAGATTATGCATGGCGGTTATTCGCAATGGACCGCGCGCTTCAAGCCGGTATTGATGATGTTGGAATCGGCGCATTATTCGGTTTAACAGATTACAAATTTGAAACACTCGCTATGCTTAGTCACGCATTCAATCTCGATCAAAGATTCGGTGTTGGACCGCATACAATTTCTGTCCCGCGGATTGAACCGGCATTCAACGCACCTGCTTCAGATAATCCGCCGTTTGCTGTTGATGACGCTTCATTCAAAAAATTAATTGCAATAATACGTCTTGCTGTTCCATATACGGGAATAATTTTATCAACCCGTGAACGCGCAGATTTACGCCGTGAAATATTTAAAGTCGGCATTTCTCAAATTAGTGCCGGCAGCAGGACTTCTCCTGGTGCTTATATCGAATCGGAAGAGAATCATGAGATGGAACAATTCCAACTTGGGGATCACCGTACACTTGATGAAGTTGTAAAGGATTGCTGCGAATTAGGTTTCCTTCCAAGTTTTTGTACAGCTTGTTACCGTTCAGAACGAACCGGCGACCGTTTTATGGAATTAGCAAAAAGCGGTAATATCGGAAAGTTGTGTGTGCCGAATGCACTTTCTACATTTAAAGAATATGCTAATGATTATGCATCTACCGCAACAAAAGAAACTGCTTCTAAATTTATCATAAAAGAAACTGAAGCATTGGACGGCGCAACAAAACGTAAAACTGATGAGATGATAAAGAGAGTTAACAACGGTGAACGGGATGTTTTCTTTTAA
- a CDS encoding LD-carboxypeptidase, translating into MGIIKPKKLKPGDVIGIISPASSPDDLTKINSGVQYLEKIGYRVEVGKNVGSQEGYLAGSDTQRLADLHEMFRNKQIKAIFSIRGGYGSGRLLDKIDYKLIRNNPKIFVGYSDINALQLAFFTKCGLITFAGPMVAVDFHDEVSAFTEEVFWRTITSNKKIGKLQNPRKEKFYLLNKGRASGRILGGNLSLLNSLIGTEYLPKLKGAILLLEDIHEAPYRIDRMLNQLRLAKLFKQINGVILGHFVDCVEQDPTKRTFTLNEVIIEYFQNKKLPVLYNIKHGHIKDNITIPYGIKCVLNATRGYIEIPENAVL; encoded by the coding sequence ATGGGAATAATCAAACCAAAGAAACTGAAACCCGGAGATGTAATTGGAATAATTTCTCCGGCCTCATCACCAGACGATCTTACCAAAATTAACAGCGGCGTACAGTATTTAGAAAAAATTGGTTATCGTGTTGAAGTGGGAAAAAATGTCGGATCTCAAGAAGGATATCTGGCTGGTTCAGATACACAAAGATTAGCAGATCTGCATGAAATGTTTAGAAACAAACAGATCAAAGCAATTTTTTCGATCCGCGGCGGATATGGTTCCGGGCGACTTCTTGATAAGATTGACTACAAACTGATTCGCAATAATCCTAAAATCTTTGTCGGATATAGCGATATAAATGCATTACAACTTGCATTTTTTACAAAGTGCGGATTAATAACATTTGCCGGTCCGATGGTTGCGGTTGATTTTCATGATGAGGTGAGTGCTTTTACAGAAGAAGTATTTTGGCGGACGATCACATCGAATAAAAAAATTGGAAAACTTCAAAATCCCCGCAAAGAAAAATTTTATTTATTGAATAAAGGAAGAGCATCCGGTAGAATTCTTGGCGGCAACTTAAGTTTGTTAAACTCACTGATTGGAACTGAATATCTTCCTAAACTTAAAGGCGCAATCCTTTTATTAGAAGATATTCATGAAGCGCCTTATAGAATTGACAGAATGCTTAACCAGCTCCGACTCGCCAAGTTGTTCAAACAGATAAATGGAGTAATACTTGGTCATTTTGTTGATTGCGTAGAACAAGATCCAACTAAACGAACATTTACTCTCAATGAAGTGATAATTGAATATTTTCAGAACAAGAAATTACCTGTGCTTTACAACATTAAGCACGGTCATATAAAAGATAATATTACAATTCCATACGGTATAAAGTGTGTTCTAAATGCAACACGCGGGTATATAGAAATACCTGAAAATGCCGTATTGTGA
- the phoU gene encoding phosphate signaling complex protein PhoU codes for MQDNFNQQIENLKVNLIKMASLVDEQAERAFTALETGNIELCKGIKAKELEVNIYDNLIQTQCENILALFQPVAVDLRFIISVMMINNQLERCGDIAVNIAQRVKKTNEHHSLIAETQILEMGKQAREMLKNAIDSFINNNIDLANKVIESDESVDKLNKQIFKELVLKMQNETQLIEPCAHLIVLTRHIERLADHATNIAENLVFYVNAKIVSHKKKFEKWGVTDQTID; via the coding sequence ATGCAAGATAATTTCAATCAGCAGATAGAAAATTTGAAGGTTAACCTTATAAAGATGGCTTCGCTTGTTGATGAACAGGCAGAAAGAGCTTTCACGGCACTAGAAACGGGAAATATAGAATTATGCAAGGGAATAAAAGCCAAAGAGCTTGAGGTGAATATTTACGATAATCTAATTCAGACTCAGTGTGAAAATATTCTGGCTCTTTTTCAACCCGTAGCGGTTGATTTGAGATTTATCATATCAGTGATGATGATAAATAACCAGTTGGAAAGATGCGGTGATATCGCGGTGAATATTGCTCAGCGTGTTAAAAAAACTAATGAACACCATTCGCTTATCGCCGAAACGCAAATATTAGAAATGGGAAAACAAGCCCGCGAAATGTTGAAAAATGCAATTGATTCATTTATCAATAATAATATTGATCTTGCAAACAAAGTAATTGAGAGCGATGAAAGTGTGGATAAGCTGAATAAACAGATTTTCAAAGAGCTTGTCTTAAAAATGCAGAATGAAACACAACTGATTGAACCATGCGCTCACTTGATTGTTTTGACACGTCATATTGAAAGACTGGCTGACCATGCAACAAACATTGCCGAAAATTTGGTTTTCTATGTGAATGCAAAAATCGTCTCACACAAGAAAAAGTTTGAAAAATGGGGTGTAACCGACCAAACTATTGATTAA